The Plasmodium sp. gorilla clade G2 genome assembly, chromosome: 3 region aaaaaaaaaaatatacatatgtatatatatatatatatccacctacatatatgttttttttgcAGAGTGTGAATAATGTTTTTTTCATGAATGTAGCAAATAATTATTCGAAATTAAACAAAGAAGAACGAGAAATCGAAATCCATAATTCTATGGCATCAAGGTATTATGCTAAAACGATGTTTGCAGCATTTCAAATGTTGTTTTCAACCATGTTAAGCAACAATGTAGATAATCTTGACAAAGCGTATGGATTAAGTGAAAATATCCAGGTAGCAACAAGTACGTCTGCTTTTCTTACATTTGCATATGTATATAACGGAAGTATTATGGATAGTATGACGAACAGTTTGTTGCCACCATATGCTAAAAAACCAATAACACAattaaaatatggaaaaacaTTCGTTTTCTCCAACTATTTCATGCTAGCATCCAAAATGTACGATATgttgaattataaaaatttaagtcTTTTATGTGAATACCAGGCCGTGGCAAGCGCTAATTTCTACTCGTCTAAAAAGGTGGGTCAATTTATTGGTAGAAAATTTTTACCTATAACTAcgttatttttaataaaaagaattcaGGGATCAATAGAATGGGCAGGAGGAAAAACATGTCAAGCTGCTGATCATGATTCAGCACATAATGGTGGTTCTAATGCTAATTGTGGTCAAGTAGATCCTTCCCCTCATAATTTCTTCTTTACTGACTTTCTTGCTGCTCAAGCATCccaatatttatttttttattttttcacaaATTTATACCTGGATGCAGGCAAATATTTTCCTGGAGGGTTTGGTCCGGCAGTAAAAGAACAAACAAAACATGTGAAAGAACACACGTACGAACGCAAACCTTCCGTTCATAGTTTTAATAGAAATTTTTTCATGGAATTGACGAACGGGTTCATGTACGCTTTTTGCTTTTTCGCAGTGTTTCCtttatatgcatattttgaaaatattaatttttatattacgaGCAATTTCCGTTTCTTGGATCGATATTATActgtatttaataaatatttaataaattttgtgAGAACCAAACTTAAAGAATATACAAGTGATATTCTGATAAAATACGAACGTGAAGCATACTTGagtatgaaaaaatatgggTATTTAGGTGAAGTTATTGCTTCAAGACTTTCTTCTAAAGATAAAATCATGAATTATTTGCACGAAACTAACGAGGATATCATGAGTAATTTAAGAAGATATGATATGGAAAATGCATTCAAAAACAAAATGGTTACTTATGTGGacgatttttctttttttgacGATTGTGGTAAAGatgaaaaatttttaaatgagAGATGTGATTACTGTCCTGTCGTTGAAGAGGTGGAAGAAACGCAACTACAACAACCATTACTCTCACACACTGATGAGACCACGAATGTATCAAAACAAACTAGCACTTATATagatattgaaaaaattaatgaatcGGAATCTGTAGATAGCGACGACGATGAAAAGGATTTCGATGAACCGGATGATGAATTAATGATAGCACGATTTCactagaaaaaaatatatacaattttgtacataatattaatatttttttaaattattttccatttcatttctttatatttttttctttatttttaatatataattatatatgatgatttagaatttgtgtttttttataatatatgtgtataactttaattaattatgtgttttgtttgtttttagGTTTAccttctcttttttttcctgttttttttttttttttttttttttggggtttgtttttcttaatatttattttttaatttttagaaaatttgatttaattatttgttcgtaaaataatttattttttttttttttttttgataaaaatattgttttaaattttattataatttttcaatataaattaatattttaatgtagaattacttttttttttgataattaaattaaagaaataaagaatataaaattaattgaaaggaaaaaaaaaaagatctcctttttgatttttattattttttttttttggaatattgaaaatttatatattagttttaaataatatataatagtatttaatataataaaaaaaaaaaaaaaaaaaaaatattaattctttaatgtatataagatatatgatatatatatatatatatatattttttttttgtgtaagattaaaatatataaaccatACGTATTACACAATCcaattaatgaaaaaaaaatatattgaaagatataaaataaaccataattattaaataagattatataatcaatattatttaatttagtaaaaattaaaaaaaaaaaaaaaaaaaatgtgataacaaactaaatatatactataaataaaaaatgattaaCAAAACATTTATTTCTACAAAaggaagaaagaaaaaaatatgaaatatttatttatttccttATTGTTGTGCTATAatttaatcatatatatacattgtGTTTCAAAAaatgcatataatataaaagagaaaaaaagtTGGGAATGCATATTCCCCATAAATCATcaaagtaataataacacAAAATCCctttttatgaataaatatttccATAGAAAAAGGAAACATACTAGTACTTTACCATTCATCAAAACGTATgacaatttaaaaaataaaaacaaaaatgatatattaaaaatatcatattattctataaataataataaaaaaatatataataaaatacacacacatattcttttcatgaataataacaataataataataataaagagcATATACAAGATAGTAATACCAATATGTTGTTAAgcatatataacaaaatatcaGAAGATGGAAAAACCAAAAATAGCCTACTTAGCgatatatcaaaattattCAAAATTGTAAAAGAAagcaaattattatttgtaactGGATTTTTATTAACAACCTTGTCAGCAATTGTCGATTCATACATTCCAATTTTTTTATCCAAAACTGTATCTTTTGTAATggaaaaaagaatttttacaattattaaaataaacaaacCAAATTTGTCAGTTGTAAAAGATTTAATAGAATATCTCAAATTTTGTAGTAGTAACCCTTTccatatgtatgtattaatatcTGTTATAAgcttattattttcttcctttcgttcatatatttttaatgtgTGCGCATATGTAAGCACaaataatttacaaaaatttcttttcaatgtattattacataaaaatattaactattttaagaaaaaaggaaaaggaGAATTAATAAGTAGACTTAATATTGATTCAACTGAATTAATTGATATTTTTACAACAAACATAATTGTATTATTTcgaaatatgataaaaatggcTTTgtcattttatttcttatataaaattaacgtacatttatttattgtttctttatttattgtttttattatttcaaatatatccatttttttttctaatatatttcGTAAGCTAGCCAAAGAAGAAAGTAATGTAGTTGCTCAGTCAAATAATATTGTAGAAGAATCAATTTACAATTTTTCACTTATAAGTGCATTTAATACACATAAcaaggaaataaaaaaatataataattcattagACACTATTTATATGTCTAGGATGAAATTAGggctattatatattatagagaAGTTTTTTATACGTATAATAGATATGATGACATTTATATTAACCTTAATTTTAAGTAAACAAACGTTAATGTATAATCTAAATACTGATACAAGAACGATAATTTCGTctgttatatatatgcaaaaTATAATTGCTCAATCATGTACGATAGAGCAACAATATTCTAGGGTTCAAGAACTTATAGGTAATGCAGAAGatgttataaaattaatagaaAAGGACAATATGcgcaacaataataataataataataataataccaaATTGGTATCTTCcaaatataatttcttttctattctttttaatataaccgatatgaaaaattttatatttaaacattCCCTTTTGAAAAAATTTCAAATCATACAAAACAATTCTGATtatgtttttaatataattaaaccGAATTATCTAAAATTATTTGAAAGGAACTATAacaatttaattaaattatttttcaatGAGAAGCATTTTAATCAATGCGATGAGAACCTTTTCAAAAATGTATCAactgataatataaataatattgatatgaatgaaaaaaaagaggaaacaaataaaataaatgattacCAAAATTTTATAAGTAACAAACAAGTGTATGACAATAAAACAACGGACtatactttaaaaaaaaaaaatcaagatcattcaatttattataatacaccaaataataatgttcaAATGAAACATGTATCACCTGAacattcttttaataaatcagaaaattttcaaaataaattaaaaaaaaagatacaaGAACTAAATATGCAAGATGTATAccaatttattaaaaatgatcATGAACttattatcaaatataaattagatcgaaaatttataaaattcttaaagacaaattataaaaaaaatatcatattatttatcttaaaattatataaagaaagtaATAATTCAGTATCAGATGATTTTCTATTCCTTTTTGATAACATTAgttcatttaaaaatttatcaaTCAAAGACAAAAAGAGCATCTTAAAAATGagtaatataacaaataaaacaatatatattattttacttaCCTTcctattttataattattccaAGTTTTATTACAAGAggcagaaaaaaaaaaatttcataaattttattgaaaaaaaaaataaaatgttaaaGAATAATCAGAATGTTGAAAGGCACGAACAGGCATCCAGCACGTATGAGAAATTGTATGAATCATTGGAggatgaaataaatataaacgaTGTCTTAAGTGATACTAtatgtgataatataaatgatagtATAAGTGACACTATAAGTGATAATATAAcagataaaacaaataatagtATATCTAACAATTCCAATGATATTTCAAACAATTATCAATCTAACCAATATTTATATCCAAACAATATGCCCACTAcgacaaataaaaatgatcaaTATAATAACCAAACAGACAATTTAGAATTGAATAACGAATCagttaatttaaataaaacaaaaagtaaaataaaaaaaaaaaaaagtttaaaCAGTATCTTAccttatattataaaaaacgctataaaagaattagaaattttaaaatttattgatgcaaattataaaagtataaatgaaaatttaatattagataatataaaagataataaaaagggAAGTACTTTAATTTTTGAAAATGTAGATTTTTATTTTGCAAAATatccaaaaaataaaattttatcaaatattaatttaaatttgtcaaataaatatacatatggaatattatgttataatGACTCAGGAAAAAATTATCTTGCCAAATTAGCTGCTaggttatataataaaacatatggtaatatattattagatgatgagaatatagaaaatatatctaaatatatattaaccaaaaaaatatcattagTAGAAGAACAAAGTTATATTTTTAGTGACAGTATAATCTATAACATgctttattcatataattgtATTACAAAAGGaaacaaaaatttttattatttaaattataatttcaagttgaatcaaaataatataaataattgtgTACACCTTTTTTCTCAcgataatgatattataacaaattattataataataatattaatagtggtagtaatattaatagtactATTAGCAGTTGTAGAAATAATGACCAAtacgaaaaaataaaacagaaaaacaaaaaaataaaagtaaaatataaaataaaagaaaataagtCATCCACATAcaacataaataatacaacaaATGACAATGTTCCAGACCAatcattatatacatttaaaaattttaaaaaagaatgcTTAATGTGTGGAAGAATTATAGACACAAAATTATtggaagaacaaaaaaaaagtcaaagttataataaatataaagttcatttcataaaaaaattatataaagaaataattaaagTCTCAAAAATTGTATGTTTATATGATGTTATCAATTCTTATCCAGataaattttttcataatattaatgataaaattttatcaggaggacaaaaacaaaaaatttcATTAGCTAGAgctattataaaaaaaccaAAAATACTTATATTAGATGATGCTTTTAGTGCGTTAGATGCAgcaaatgaattaaaaatattttcaagtataaaaaattatttaccAAATTGTACTATCGTAAATCTCTCTCATAAAATAACCACAGTCAATAAGTgtgattatatttatgttttaaaagATGGAAAAATTATAGAACATGGATTACGAACAAAATtgatacaaaataaaaatagtgagtatattaaaaaattcaatGAATATTAAtcaaatgtaaatattttattttata contains the following coding sequences:
- a CDS encoding ABC transporter, (TAP family), putative; the protein is MKYLFISLLLCYNLIIYIHCVSKNAYNIKEKKSWECIFPINHQSNNNTKSLFMNKYFHRKRKHTSTLPFIKTYDNLKNKNKNDILKISYYSINNNKKIYNKIHTHILFMNNNNNNNNKEHIQDSNTNMLLSIYNKISEDGKTKNSLLSDISKLFKIVKESKLLFVTGFLLTTLSAIVDSYIPIFLSKTVSFVMEKRIFTIIKINKPNLSVVKDLIEYLKFCSSNPFHMYVLISVISLLFSSFRSYIFNVCAYVSTNNLQKFLFNVLLHKNINYFKKKGKGELISRLNIDSTELIDIFTTNIIVLFRNMIKMALSFYFLYKINVHLFIVSLFIVFIISNISIFFSNIFRKLAKEESNVVAQSNNIVEESIYNFSLISAFNTHNKEIKKYNNSLDTIYMSRMKLGLLYIIEKFFIRIIDMMTFILTLILSKQTLMYNLNTDTRTIISSVIYMQNIIAQSCTIEQQYSRVQELIGNAEDVIKLIEKDNMRNNNNNNNNNTKLVSSKYNFFSILFNITDMKNFIFKHSLLKKFQIIQNNSDYVFNIIKPNYLKLFERNYNNLIKLFFNEKHFNQCDENLFKNVSTDNINNIDMNEKKEETNKINDYQNFISNKQVYDNKTTDYTLKKKNQDHSIYYNTPNNNVQMKHVSPEHSFNKSENFQNKLKKKIQELNMQDVYQFIKNDHELIIKYKLDRKFIKFLKTNYKKNIILFILKLYKESNNSVSDDFLFLFDNISSFKNLSIKDKKSILKMSNITNKTIYIILLTFLFYNYSKFYYKRQKKKNFINFIEKKNKMLKNNQNVERHEQASSTYEKLYESLEDEININDVLSDTICDNINDSISDTISDNITDKTNNSISNNSNDISNNYQSNQYLYPNNMPTTTNKNDQYNNQTDNLELNNESVNLNKTKSKIKKKKSLNSILPYIIKNAIKELEILKFIDANYKSINENLILDNIKDNKKGSTLIFENVDFYFAKYPKNKILSNINLNLSNKYTYGILCYNDSGKNYLAKLAARLYNKTYGNILLDDENIENISKYILTKKISLVEEQSYIFSDSIIYNMLYSYNCITKGNKNFYYLNYNFKLNQNNINNCVHLFSHDNDIITNYYNNNINSGSNINSTISSCRNNDQYEKIKQKNKKIKVKYKIKENKSSTYNINNTTNDNVPDQSLYTFKNFKKECLMCGRIIDTKLLEEQKKSQSYNKYKVHFIKKLYKEIIKVSKIVCLYDVINSYPDKFFHNINDKILSGGQKQKISLARAIIKKPKILILDDAFSALDAANELKIFSSIKNYLPNCTIVNLSHKITTVNKCDYIYVLKDGKIIEHGLRTKLIQNKNSEYIKKFNEY